In the genome of Streptomyces aquilus, the window CGCGCTCCGAAGCTGTCGTTCTGCTGTTGATTTCCGCTTCCGGGGCACCCAAAGCGTCGCAAGCCCCGACAAATCGCAGGCAGTTGTCCACAGGCGAGTGACACGAATCGGTAACGGCAGCAAGAATGCGTGGATGGACGTCACGCGGAACCATTTCCGCGTGGTGTCCGTGATTCGGGGTGGGCCGGTCCGCAACGCAGAGCGTCGGCCCGGAGAAAGAACGGGCCGAGGAGGGCCGGGTGACGACCTATGACGATCGAGCGAGCCTCACTGATCTGACTGCCACTGTGGAGCGAGTCCGCAGTTCGGTGGAGGGTGTGATCGAGGGCAAGCCCGAGGTCGTACGGCTTTCGCTGACCGTGCTGCTCGCCGAGGGGCATCTTCTGATCGAGGATGTCCCCGGCGTCGGCAAGACCATGCTGGCGAAGGCACTGGCGCGGTCCATCGACTGCTCGGTGCGGCGTATTCAGTTCACGCCCGACCTGCTGCCCTCGGACATCACCGGTGTCTCGATCTGGGACCAGCAGCGCCGGGACTTCGAGTTCAAGCCGGGCGCGATCTTCGCGCAGATCGTGATCGGCGACGAGATCAACCGCGCCTCGCCGAAGACGCAGTCCGCGCTCCTGGAGTCCATGGAGGAGCGGCAGGTCACCATCGACGGGCAGACCTACGAGCTGCCCAGCCCCTTCATGGTGGTGGCCACGCAGAACCCGGTCGAGATGGAGGGCACCTACCCGCTGCCGGAGGCCCAGCGCGACCGCTTCATGGCACGGGTCTCCATCGGCTACCCCAGCGCGGAGGCCGAGTTGCAGATGCTCGACGTCCACGGCGGGGTGAACCCGCTGGACGACCTCCAGCCGGTGGCCCACGCGCACGACATCGTGAAGCTGGTCGACGCCGTCCGCGGCGTCCATGTCGCCGACCCGGTCCGGCGCTACGCCGTCGACCTGGTCGCCGCCACGCGCACCCACCCCGACCTCAGACTCGGCGCCTCCCCGCGCGCGACGCTGCATCTGCTGCGCGCGGCGAAGGCGTCGGCCGCGCTCAGCGGCCGGGAGTACGCGCTGCCGGACGACGTGCAGGCCCTCGCCGTCGCCGTCCTGGCCCACCGCCTGCTGCCCACCGCCCAGGCCCAGCTGAACCGGCGCACCGCGGAGCAGGTCGTGCAGGAGATCCTGCAGCGCACCCCGGTGCCCCAGCAGCAGGGCGGCATGGGCCTCGGCCACGGCACGCCGGGCTACGGCCAGCAGCCGCCGCGGAGGCTTGGATGACCACCGCCGCCGGGCCGGGCCACGCGGAGGCCGACCGGGGCGACAAGGGCGGGATGCGCACCGCGCTGGCCGGCCTGACCACCCGCGGCCGGTCCTTCCTGGCCGCGGGCATCGCCGCCGCCATCTGCGCGTACGTCCTGGGGCAGAGCGATCTGCTGCGGGTCGGTCTGCTGCTGGCCGTGCTGCCCCTGGTCTGCGCCACCGTCCTGTACCGCACCCGCTACCGGGTCGCCGGCAGCCGCCGGCTCTCCCCCGCGCGCGTGCCCGCCGGCAGCGAGGCCCGCGTCCATCTGCGGATGGACAACGTCTCGCGGCTGCCCACCGGCCTGCTCATGCTCCAGGACCGGGTGCCCTACGTGCTCGGCCCGCGCCCCCGCTTCGTCCTCGACCGGGTCGAGGCGGGCGGCCGCCGCGAGGTGTCCTACCGGGTCCGCTCCGACCTGCGCGGCCGCTACCCGCTGGGCCCGCTCCAGCTGCGCCTGACCGACCCGTTCGGCATGTGCGAGCTGACCCGGTCCTTCTCCTCGTACGACACCCTGACGGTGATCCCGCGCGTGGAGCCGCTGCCGCCGGTCCGCTTCAGCGGCGAGGCGAAGGGCTACGGCGACGGGCGACAGCGCTCGCTCGCGCTGGCCGGCGAGGACGACGTCATCCCGCGCGGGTACCGCTACGGCGACGACCTGCGCCGGGTGCACTGGCGTTCCACCGCGCGCTACGGCGAGCTGATGGTGCGCCGCGAGGAACAGCCGCAGCGCTCCCGCTGCACGGTGCTGCTCGACACCCGGGGTCTCGCCTTCCACGGCGCGGGCCCCGACTCAGCGTTCGAGTGGGCCGTCTCGGGCACCGCGTCGGCGCTGGTCCACATGCTCGAACGCGGCTTCTCCGTACGGCTGTTGACGGACACCGGCAGCTCGGTGCCCGGCGAGGGCGCGGACGGGTTCGCCGGCGCGAACCAGGAGTCGGCGGACGCGGCGGGCCTGATGATGGACACCCTCGCGGTGATCGACCACTCCGACGGCACCGGCCTGTCGCGCGCGTACGACGTGCTGCGCGGCGGCAACGAAGGGCTGCTGGTCGCCTTCTTCGGCGACCTCGACGAGGAACAGGCCACGGTCGCCGCCAAGATGCGCCAGCGCAGCGGCGGCGCGGTCGCCTTCCTGCTGGACAGCGCGAGCTGGGGGCGGGAACCGACCGATGTGGCCGGGCCGTTGGACCGGAGCGAGGAGCGGTTGCGGATGCTGCGCGAGGTGGGCTGGACGGCGCTGCGCGTGCCGCGCGGCGCCTCTCTGACCGAGCTGTGGCGCCAGGCGGACCGTGAGCGCACCGGTCTGGGTGTGGCGAGCGGCGCGGGCAGTGAGGGGGCACCGGCATGAGCGGGCGGGCACGACTGGCGCTGTGCGCCTGGGCGGCCACCCTGATGGCGTCCTGCGCCCTGCTCCCCCTGGTCGAGCCGGCCACGTGGATCGTCCAGGCGGCCTTCCTGCTGGGCGTGCAGTCCCTGGTGGGCGCGGCGACCCGGCGGGTGCCGCTGGCCCGGCCGCTGACCGTGGCCTCGCAGGCGCTGGTCACGCTGATGATGCTGACCCTGGTCTTCGCCCGGGAGCAGGCGGTCGCCGGGATCGTCCCCGGCCCCGAGGCCTTCCGGCACTTCGCCGACCTGCTCCAGCAGGGCAGCGACGACATCGCGCGGTACGCGATCCCGGCGCCGCTGGAGTCCGCCGGCATCCGGCTGATGATCATCGGTGGCGTCCTGGTCATCGGGCTCGCGGTGGACACCCTCGCGGTGACCTTCCGCAGCGCGGCTCCGGCCGGGCTGCCGCTGCTGGCGCTGTACTCGGTGGCCGCGGGGCTGTCCGACGGCGGCGCGGACTGGCTGTGGTTCCTGGTCGCGGCGGCGGGCTATCTGATGCTGCTGCTCGCCGAGGGACGCGACCGGCTCTCCCAGTGGGGGCGGGTCTTCGGCGGGGCACCGCGCACTCCCGGCGCGGAGTCCGGTGTGGTGGCCCCGGTCCGCACCGGGCGGCGCATCGGCGCGGTCGCGCTGGGGCTGGCCCTCGTGGTGCCCATCGCCCTGCCCTCGATGAGCGGCGGCCTCCTGGACGGCGTGGGCACGGGCGCGGGCGCCGGGAACGGCAGCGGGGGCACGATCTCCGCGGTGAACCCCCTGGTGTCCCTGCGCGACAACCTCAACGCGGACGACGACCGCCAGGTCCTGTCCGTGCGCTCGAACCCCGAGGCGGCCGCGAGCCAGTACCTGCGGATCGTCTCCCTGGACGACTTCGACGGCACCACCTGGAAGCCGTCCAAGCGCAGCATCGAGAAGGTTCCGGACGAGTTCCCCACCCCGCTCGGGCTCGGTGCCGACGTCCGGCGGGCCGAGATCACGACGCGGATCTCGGCGGCCGACTGGTACCAGCAGGACTGGCTGCCGATGCCGTACCCGCCGAGCGGCGTGGACGTCGACGGGAAGTGGCGCTACGAACCCGAGGGCATGACGCTGGTCGGGGACCACGGCCAGACCACGCGCGGGGCGACGTACACGGTCAGGAGCCTGGACGTGCGGCCGACGGCCGAGCAGCTCGCCACGGCGCCGGAGCCGCCCGCGGCCCTGAAGCGCGAGTACACCGAGCTGCCGAAGTCCCTGCCCGACATCGTCACCAAGACCGCCCGTGAGGTCACCGCCGGCTCCTCGAACCACTACGAGCAGGCGGTGAAGCTCCAGGAGTACTTCACGGTGACCGGGGGCTTCCAGTACGACACCCAGGTGCAGGCGGGCAGCGGCTCGCAGGCGATCGCCCGGTTCCTGGAGAACAAGCAGGGCTTCTGCGTCCACTTCTCCTTCGCGATGGCCTCCATGGCCCGCAGCCTCGGCATCCCGGCCCGGGTCGCCGTGGGCTTCGCACCGGGTACGCCGCAGGGCGACGGTTCGGTGTCGGTGGGGCTGAAGGACGCCCACGCGTGGCCGGAGCTGTACTTCGAGGGGGTGGGCTGGACCCGCTTCGAGCCGACCCCGACCCGGGGCACGCAGCCCGAGTACACGCAGACGGAGGCCCCGGGCAGCAACCTGCCGGACACCGGCAGGCCGACGCAGTCGGCGAGCGCGGCGCCGTCCGCCGCCCCCTCCGCGAGCGAGAGCTGCACGGCGGAGCAGAAGAAGCTCGAGGCCTGCCCGAGCGAGTCCGCGGCGGCCGCGCTCATCAAGGACGACGACGGTCCGAAGTGGTACGTCCTGCTGGCCTGGGCGTTCGCCGGTCTCGCCGCCCTGGCGATCCCGCTGGCGCCCGCGCTGTGGCGGATGCGGACCCGCGCGGTACGGCTGGGGGCGCACGGACGGACCGAGGCGGACGCCGCGCTGCACACTCTGGCGGTCTGGCTGGAACTGACGGACACGGCCTGGGACTTCGGGATCGTGCCGGACGGGTCGCAGACCCCGCGCAAGGCGGCGGCCCGGATCGTCCGGGTGGGGCATCTCGAACCCGAGGCCGCGGCCTCGGTGCATCGTGTGGCCGAAGCGGTGGAGCAGGTCCTCTACGCGCCGCGGCCACGTCCGGTGGCGGGGCTGGCGGAGGACGTCCGGCGGGCCGTCGCCGGGCTGCGCGGTACGGCGCCGCGGGGCACGCGGCTGCGCGCGACCTTCGCCCCGCGTTCGACCGTCCGAGTGGTGTGGGCCGTCTCGGAGTGGTGGAGCGGTGTCACGGCGCGGGTGGCGGCGGCCCGGCCGACCCTGCGCAAACCGTCCGGCCAGCAGAGCTGAGGCCGGAGGGCACGCATCACTGCCGAGGCCCCGGTCCGTGGGGAACGGATCGGGGCCTCAGCTGTGTCCACCGCTGTTCTTCAG includes:
- a CDS encoding AAA family ATPase, with the protein product MTTYDDRASLTDLTATVERVRSSVEGVIEGKPEVVRLSLTVLLAEGHLLIEDVPGVGKTMLAKALARSIDCSVRRIQFTPDLLPSDITGVSIWDQQRRDFEFKPGAIFAQIVIGDEINRASPKTQSALLESMEERQVTIDGQTYELPSPFMVVATQNPVEMEGTYPLPEAQRDRFMARVSIGYPSAEAELQMLDVHGGVNPLDDLQPVAHAHDIVKLVDAVRGVHVADPVRRYAVDLVAATRTHPDLRLGASPRATLHLLRAAKASAALSGREYALPDDVQALAVAVLAHRLLPTAQAQLNRRTAEQVVQEILQRTPVPQQQGGMGLGHGTPGYGQQPPRRLG
- a CDS encoding DUF58 domain-containing protein, yielding MTTAAGPGHAEADRGDKGGMRTALAGLTTRGRSFLAAGIAAAICAYVLGQSDLLRVGLLLAVLPLVCATVLYRTRYRVAGSRRLSPARVPAGSEARVHLRMDNVSRLPTGLLMLQDRVPYVLGPRPRFVLDRVEAGGRREVSYRVRSDLRGRYPLGPLQLRLTDPFGMCELTRSFSSYDTLTVIPRVEPLPPVRFSGEAKGYGDGRQRSLALAGEDDVIPRGYRYGDDLRRVHWRSTARYGELMVRREEQPQRSRCTVLLDTRGLAFHGAGPDSAFEWAVSGTASALVHMLERGFSVRLLTDTGSSVPGEGADGFAGANQESADAAGLMMDTLAVIDHSDGTGLSRAYDVLRGGNEGLLVAFFGDLDEEQATVAAKMRQRSGGAVAFLLDSASWGREPTDVAGPLDRSEERLRMLREVGWTALRVPRGASLTELWRQADRERTGLGVASGAGSEGAPA
- a CDS encoding transglutaminase TgpA family protein — its product is MSGRARLALCAWAATLMASCALLPLVEPATWIVQAAFLLGVQSLVGAATRRVPLARPLTVASQALVTLMMLTLVFAREQAVAGIVPGPEAFRHFADLLQQGSDDIARYAIPAPLESAGIRLMIIGGVLVIGLAVDTLAVTFRSAAPAGLPLLALYSVAAGLSDGGADWLWFLVAAAGYLMLLLAEGRDRLSQWGRVFGGAPRTPGAESGVVAPVRTGRRIGAVALGLALVVPIALPSMSGGLLDGVGTGAGAGNGSGGTISAVNPLVSLRDNLNADDDRQVLSVRSNPEAAASQYLRIVSLDDFDGTTWKPSKRSIEKVPDEFPTPLGLGADVRRAEITTRISAADWYQQDWLPMPYPPSGVDVDGKWRYEPEGMTLVGDHGQTTRGATYTVRSLDVRPTAEQLATAPEPPAALKREYTELPKSLPDIVTKTAREVTAGSSNHYEQAVKLQEYFTVTGGFQYDTQVQAGSGSQAIARFLENKQGFCVHFSFAMASMARSLGIPARVAVGFAPGTPQGDGSVSVGLKDAHAWPELYFEGVGWTRFEPTPTRGTQPEYTQTEAPGSNLPDTGRPTQSASAAPSAAPSASESCTAEQKKLEACPSESAAAALIKDDDGPKWYVLLAWAFAGLAALAIPLAPALWRMRTRAVRLGAHGRTEADAALHTLAVWLELTDTAWDFGIVPDGSQTPRKAAARIVRVGHLEPEAAASVHRVAEAVEQVLYAPRPRPVAGLAEDVRRAVAGLRGTAPRGTRLRATFAPRSTVRVVWAVSEWWSGVTARVAAARPTLRKPSGQQS